In Catenulispora sp. MAP5-51, a genomic segment contains:
- a CDS encoding BTAD domain-containing putative transcriptional regulator: MVSNAYGVRDGDSPLRRAREAAGISQKELAGRAGMSVRALRYLEDGQVARPRAASIHRLARALGMGTEELAERLAGTAGPAGSAGSAGSAGSAGVRLGAGDAAGQRLGAGSGFGSGSGSSSRSSSRSSSGSSSRSSSSSGSSSGSGPTGRIRFRVLGRFAILRGDAVVEMGSPLQQAVLSLLVVQHGQVVTVPELVDALWLEDPPRTCRELVHTYVAHVRRVLEPGSRVGERGRLLRSAAGGYLLTVEPEQLDLAAFDRLAEQGRRAWERGAAASACQLFGEAWACWHGARVLEGDVRLSGHPAVVAVQARRTSLVLDWSDAAFSVGRYAQVAEPLRAAHGAEPLHEGVAARLMLALAGTGRQAAALALFEEVRLLLDTELGVSPGAELRAAHLRILRDRLPGPAERPVLAVPTPAQLPAEPFVFVGRREQLELLDAAVTEYRSGLIVLTGMGGLGKTVLALRWAHRVLDLFPDGQLYVDLRGHSGTESVRPHAALTGFLTALGVPPSQVPEDVAQAAALYRSLLTGKRVLVLLDNAGRADQIRPLLPAGGSVVLVTSRQRMTGLVARDGARVISLDALSSPEALALLESMVGTPRTAREPQAAAELIELSARLPLALSIAAANLAARPQMSLAGYADAMKRDRLDALESADDPEGAVRAAFALSVDALPPPEARMFRLLGAVPGFDVAVGTAAAVAGISRPRAAQALNRLADRHLLQEHGADRFAMHDLIRLFAAELTDGELADSETEGAEGPENTDGAEAIDATARLAEHHLAHLEAVADVLYPHLLHLPSHGGRTGLPADDVPAFADATAALAWIDAERANLVALIPHLVNQGHVEPAWELADLMTGYFMMRAGTADWAAVAHAARAAARLGDDPRALASAELSTAMVEFSQGRHDSASRRFSRTAMVAEQAGWTECQAVALNNLGMALWTAGRAQEAVTALEQALHLHRTCGRAAGEAVSLANLGAAHIDRGTLMAPAEPDDARDQRLAAAKALLTEALAMHRHIGDRRNEADTLTRLAQAHRDGGDLATALELAREAMAAARSAEDLRFEATAEGMAATLSARLGDAEPALAHIARAHALVDPTDHPTLAARIHLLAADTCLALGRYEDASLYVEDARRVARLVGSPVLERHCLMWTERIQGQKHPAVAPGTSVS, encoded by the coding sequence GGTGGCCAGGCCCAGGGCGGCGTCGATCCACCGCTTGGCGCGGGCTTTGGGCATGGGCACCGAGGAGCTTGCCGAGCGGCTTGCCGGAACTGCCGGGCCTGCCGGGTCCGCCGGGTCTGCCGGGTCTGCCGGGTCTGCCGGTGTTCGGTTGGGGGCCGGGGATGCCGCCGGGCAACGGCTGGGTGCTGGTTCTGGCTTCGGTTCTGGCTCCGGTTCTAGCTCCCGTTCTAGCTCCCGTTCTAGCTCCGGTTCTAGCTCCCGTTCTAGTTCCAGCTCGGGCTCCAGCTCGGGCTCGGGTCCGACCGGCCGGATCCGGTTTCGCGTCCTGGGCCGGTTCGCGATCCTCCGCGGCGATGCCGTCGTCGAAATGGGCTCGCCCTTGCAGCAGGCGGTGCTGAGCCTGCTCGTGGTGCAGCACGGGCAGGTCGTCACCGTGCCGGAGCTCGTGGATGCCTTGTGGCTCGAGGATCCTCCGCGGACCTGCCGCGAACTCGTCCACACCTACGTCGCCCACGTACGCCGCGTCCTGGAACCCGGATCGCGGGTCGGCGAGCGGGGCCGGCTGCTGCGCAGTGCGGCCGGCGGATACCTGCTCACCGTGGAGCCCGAGCAGCTCGATCTGGCCGCGTTCGACCGGCTGGCCGAGCAGGGGCGGCGCGCGTGGGAGCGGGGCGCGGCGGCCTCGGCGTGCCAGTTGTTCGGCGAGGCGTGGGCGTGCTGGCACGGAGCCCGGGTGCTGGAGGGCGACGTGCGGCTCAGCGGGCATCCGGCGGTCGTCGCGGTGCAGGCACGCCGGACCTCCCTGGTGCTGGACTGGTCGGACGCGGCGTTCTCGGTGGGGCGCTATGCCCAGGTGGCCGAGCCGCTGCGGGCCGCGCACGGCGCCGAGCCGCTGCACGAGGGCGTGGCCGCGCGCTTGATGCTGGCCTTGGCGGGCACCGGACGGCAGGCCGCGGCCCTGGCCCTGTTCGAGGAAGTCCGTCTTCTGCTGGACACCGAGCTCGGGGTGTCGCCGGGTGCCGAGCTGCGGGCCGCGCACCTGCGGATCCTGCGTGACCGGCTGCCGGGTCCGGCCGAACGCCCGGTCCTGGCCGTCCCGACCCCGGCCCAGCTGCCCGCCGAGCCGTTCGTGTTCGTCGGACGGCGGGAGCAGCTGGAGCTGCTGGACGCGGCCGTAACCGAATACCGGTCCGGCCTGATCGTCCTGACCGGGATGGGCGGGCTGGGCAAGACGGTGCTGGCGCTGCGGTGGGCCCATCGCGTGCTCGACCTGTTCCCCGACGGGCAGCTCTACGTCGACCTCCGGGGCCACAGCGGCACCGAATCGGTCCGGCCGCACGCCGCGCTGACCGGTTTCCTGACCGCGCTCGGAGTGCCGCCGTCGCAGGTGCCCGAGGACGTGGCCCAGGCGGCCGCCCTGTATCGCAGCCTTCTGACAGGAAAGCGTGTCCTGGTCCTGCTGGACAACGCGGGGCGGGCCGACCAGATCCGTCCGCTGCTGCCCGCCGGCGGTTCGGTCGTGCTCGTCACGTCGCGGCAGCGGATGACCGGGCTGGTCGCGCGGGACGGAGCACGGGTGATCTCGCTCGACGCGCTCTCCTCGCCGGAGGCTCTGGCGCTGCTGGAGAGCATGGTCGGCACGCCCCGCACGGCTCGGGAGCCCCAGGCGGCCGCGGAACTGATCGAGCTGTCCGCCCGGCTGCCGTTGGCCTTGAGTATCGCCGCGGCGAACCTGGCCGCCCGGCCGCAGATGAGCCTGGCCGGATACGCGGACGCCATGAAGAGGGACCGGCTCGACGCCCTGGAGAGCGCCGATGATCCCGAGGGCGCCGTGCGCGCCGCGTTCGCCCTGTCGGTCGACGCCCTGCCACCGCCGGAGGCCCGGATGTTCCGGCTGCTGGGCGCCGTCCCCGGATTCGACGTGGCGGTCGGGACCGCGGCGGCGGTCGCGGGGATCAGCCGCCCGCGCGCGGCGCAAGCCCTCAACCGGCTGGCCGACCGGCACCTGTTGCAGGAACACGGCGCGGACCGGTTCGCCATGCACGATCTCATCCGGCTGTTCGCCGCCGAGCTGACCGACGGCGAGCTGGCCGACAGCGAAACTGAGGGTGCTGAGGGCCCTGAGAACACTGACGGCGCCGAGGCCATCGACGCCACCGCGCGCCTGGCGGAACACCATCTGGCGCACCTGGAAGCGGTCGCGGACGTCCTCTACCCGCACCTGCTCCACCTGCCCTCCCACGGAGGCCGGACCGGCCTGCCCGCCGACGACGTGCCCGCCTTCGCCGATGCCACCGCGGCGCTGGCCTGGATCGACGCGGAGCGGGCCAACCTCGTCGCGCTGATCCCCCACCTGGTCAATCAGGGACACGTCGAGCCCGCCTGGGAGCTCGCGGACCTGATGACCGGGTACTTCATGATGCGCGCGGGGACCGCCGACTGGGCCGCGGTGGCCCACGCCGCGCGCGCCGCAGCCCGTCTCGGCGACGATCCCCGGGCCCTCGCCTCGGCGGAGCTGTCCACGGCGATGGTGGAGTTCTCGCAGGGACGGCACGATTCGGCATCCCGGCGTTTCAGCCGCACCGCGATGGTGGCCGAACAGGCCGGATGGACCGAGTGCCAGGCGGTCGCGCTGAACAACCTCGGCATGGCGTTGTGGACGGCGGGGCGCGCGCAGGAAGCGGTGACAGCACTCGAACAGGCCCTCCACCTGCACCGCACCTGCGGGAGAGCGGCCGGCGAGGCGGTGAGCCTGGCGAACCTCGGCGCGGCCCACATCGATCGCGGCACCCTGATGGCCCCGGCCGAGCCCGACGACGCCCGCGACCAGCGGCTGGCCGCCGCCAAAGCCCTCCTCACCGAAGCCCTGGCGATGCACCGCCACATCGGCGACCGCCGCAACGAGGCCGACACCCTGACCCGCCTGGCCCAGGCCCACCGCGACGGCGGCGACCTCGCCACGGCGCTGGAGCTGGCACGCGAGGCGATGGCAGCGGCCCGCTCCGCCGAAGACCTGCGTTTTGAAGCGACGGCCGAAGGCATGGCGGCCACGCTCTCGGCCCGCTTGGGGGACGCAGAGCCCGCACTGGCGCACATCGCACGAGCCCACGCCCTGGTGGATCCGACCGACCACCCGACACTGGCCGCACGGATCCACCTGCTGGCCGCCGACACCTGCCTCGCGCTCGGCCGCTACGAGGACGCGTCGTTGTACGTGGAGGACGCGCGGCGCGTGGCGCGGCTG